Within Rhododendron vialii isolate Sample 1 chromosome 12a, ASM3025357v1, the genomic segment ATACAAATGTAGATCTCCCGAGGGCGGAACCGAAAAAATGTGAAATCTCTTCAAGTGACAGCAACCTTGTGTTCTTAgttagagaagaaagagaatgcGACCCCAGAACTCCTATGGTACAAGTGTAGTCCATAACTCTTTCGTGAATCCTCTGAATGCTGGGAAAGTGGAACCCTAGCCGGTAAAGAGCCCTACTCTGATGCCAACACAAATCATCTCCCTGAAATACTGTAACACGTCTTAGGAAATGCCGTTTTTTAGACTACAAGAGAATTTTGAGAAACGATTCTTAGAATTTACGTCATAATATCAACTGAACACATATGAACTCCAGTGATAACATTACTTTCCAAAGTGGGATGGTAAGAAAACGGAAATCAAGCCTTTACGAATTAGAAAAATAGAGCTTACCAAGGGAAAGAACCCCAACCAAAACCACGAATTATGTCAGTTTCTACAACTGAGCCCTCACTATGAGTTATGATCGGCTGCAGTTCGGAGAAAGCGTGAAACTTCACGATAAAGTTGTTCGGGTTCAAATGGTTTCGAAACATAGCCATCCATTCCACCCTTTAAGCACTGCTCATGCGTAGCCTGAATTACGTCTGCAGTCATAGCTAAAATTGGCACATGCCAATCACATACGTTTTCGCATGGTTCTGCCGATAGTTCTCCTTGTTGGAAGTGACCATTCATGCTGTGTTCCATGtctcgaattttttttgtagcttGAAACCTGTTAAGGAAGGAGGATAGTCAGCTCTTTTGCATACAACTTATAAACATTGACATCTACCAACACACAAGATAATATCCAAGCTCTTAGATTCTTTAACATAAGATTAAAAATTGATACGGGTGATGCATACCCATCCATTTCCGGCATCTGAATATCCATAAAGCAGGCATCAAATTCATGGGGTGGCTTTAACAATGAAACCGCCTTCTTTCCGCTTTCTGCACACACCACATCGGCTCCATATTTCTTCAAGGCTCCGGCAGCTACTCTAAGATTTACATAATTATCATCCACAACCAAAATCTTTCTCCCCAGAAGCAGATTGCGAAGAGACAAACCAGGGAGTTCTCCGTTGCATCCATTCCCCTTGTTCCCAACACCCATGGCTCGTTGTAGTGCCGCCGCTAACATACTAGCTCTCAGGGGCTTTGTGATGACAGTTGGATTATAAACATGGGAAGTTGCAAAACTACTTCTGGTagaactgagagagagagacagaagaAACAGTTTTGGAGGAACACTGAGCTCGAGTTTTCCTAATCTATCaataaaaagagaggaaaaagcCAAGTCCTTATCCCAAACTTCCTGTTCTATAAGAACCATGTCAATAGATGTATTCCCAGTGCCTATGGTTAAGAAACATTGATTCAAATCAGGAACCACTTCAACGTGAATTCCCAGCCGCTCGATGTGATATCTAGACACCTTGACCCGGACATTTCTAGGGTCCACAACTACAGCAGTCATGCCACGAAATTCTGAAGAAACTGAATTGGACTGGTTGTTGATATGTTGGTTCCTAAGCTCACTCGTACTAGTAAATTCAGCAGTAAAAGTAAAGGTGGACCCCACCCCGGGTACGCTTGTGAACCCAATTTCACCTTTCATGAGGCCTACCAAACACTTGCTTATGCTTAACCCAATCCCAGTGCCACCATGTATTCGGGAGTTTGAGGGGCCCACCTGCATGAAGGGTGTGAAAACGCGATTTTGTGCTTTTAGAGGGATCCCAACACCCGTGTCCTCTACAGAGACAATTACATTGACAAGGTCAGCGGACGACGACAACCGTGACAGAGAACGCCTATCTTGGCTGAGAGTTCTGAATCCTTCCCAGCTCTGATGTGTATCCGCCACAGGAAATCCACTCAATGTATTCTTAGATGATGATTCTGTTTCAACTTCTATAGATTCCATTACCTCTTCAACGAGATGGACAGTGACAAAAATATGCCCATTCTCGGTGAACTGCAACAAAGAGACAAGCAGTTTCCATGTTACATACTAAATTTATACCAAAACAACATGCCCATAGCATCACAATTCATGACACCACAAGTTTCCTTTTTTATAACTCTTAACACGTGCACTTTTCATTCCAACAGATTATTTCACACTTCCCCCAACAAATCAAGGAAGAAATCTTACTAGACAGCACAATTCGATAACAGAATTATTTCTGTGGTGAAAAGGTGATTCTTCAATTGACTATGTAATGCAGATACTTTTCTCCTCTTTGGCTGACTCCAGTCAAATTCCCAACTACTTTTTCCTTTGAATGGATGAAGTTTTAGTAATTCCTATCCTTTTAATTCTACTCATAAAGGCAAAAAGAATTTAGCTTTTCCAAGGCCTTATTGCTTTCCTGTATATGCAACAACATATGTAAAGCTGTTTCATACTTACTTTGATTGAATTGCCAATGAGATTTGTGAGGATTTGCCGAAACCTACCCGGATCACCAATCAGCATCTCAGGAACCTTATCAGAGATGTAAGCTGCAAGCTGCTCTCAAAAgatatgaaaaaaagaaaagaaaagaacaactTACACATTACATCATTATACTCAACGGAACtggataaagaaaaaaacatggaTAACTAAAGTAAGAGGAAGAGTATTGGCTACCTCCACTCCTTTTTCCTGAGACTTCGCAGAAGCAAGTGATAACAAATCATCCAAAATCGCCCGCAGATCAAATTGAACTGCCTCAAGCTCAATCTTACCAGATTCGATCTTCGCTTGATCCAAAACCTCGTTTATAAGAGAAACTAGTGCTTTCCCACTGGCCTGTGCAGTTCTGACATAGTCTTGTTGAGTTACATCCAGATCTGTGTCCATTAGCATATGCATCATTCCTGTTGAATAAACATATTTAGAAACCACTTAACCACCTTGTATTTGGTTTTCGGTTGCTTTAACAATTTATTTCATAGACTGCCCATTATTTTCCTCAGCAAGTATGGAAATGCCGAAAGTGGCTCAAAATGACAAATCGTATAaaacaaatcacaaaaattaTTAACTTACCCAGAACTCCATTCATTGGGGTTCTGATCTCGTGGGACACAGTAGCAAGGAACTACAGAAGGTGGAAACCAATTAGGACATTTATGCATATTAGGTGAAGCCGGAAAATGTTCCAATGAGAATAACTAGGACCATCAAGTACCTGAGATTTTGCAACATCAGCTGCCTCAGCTCGTTTCTTGAGCTCCATCATCTCATGGTAATCATCCTCAACTTTGGCTATTCGATTCACAGTCGCATGGAATATATACCCGACAAGCAATGAAATTATGAGGATCCCAATAGAGGTCAATATAGCTAACAATGGCCATGGTTGTTTTTGATTGAATCTGTTTCAAGAACAAACGTCATGGTTAGTATTTTAAGTCACTTTGCATCTCACTCACTAAGAAATTGCATTGACCACTCTCAGAGAAAAGCTTCTCTAGTTCCTAAAGCAGTAACTACAGAACACGGCATTAAGGAAGGTCAACCATTCAGAATAAGTGAGTTAGAGGAACCCCCGGATAGCCCTTTATTTCAAGTAGAATGTCTACCAGAATTGTAGGGTTTTTGCCTGAGATCTTCCAAAAGCAGATCCGCAAAAACAGATTCCAAAAACACCAATATCAAATTGCATCTCAGATCAGCGTTTAAGCAGCTTTAAAAGTTGTTTTTAGTTCAAATGCAGAAGTAAAAGCTGTGCCAAACACAGTGGCACATCTTTCGAGGtgtcaaaatctaaaatcaccTCAAAGAAGCGATTGCAAACACCCACTTTAAATCGCATGTAAAAGTACAACAATGAGATTGGTAAAGTGACAAACTGGAGGATACGGTATCATATGGGGATTACGAAAAATACCTGCAACGCATCTCATGTTTTCTAAACGGATCCCCGAAATTAAGTGCACTAACATGCTGCAACCCATCATGTGACACATTTGTGCCATACATGCTGATAGGCTGCGAAGAGTTGGTGGTATCGTAAACATTCACGAGGATGGTCTGTTTGCTCGCAAGTTGGTGGAGTAACTTCTCCACAAGTGATTCGATATCAAAGACTCCACCAATGTACCTGTTTGGCAGCATGGAAGAACATTAAAAGAAAGTCTAATATGACTCAATCTTTTGTCTAATATTGATGGCATGTTCAAATTTCTAATCATGCTTTCACTTAGAACTCAGTACATCAAATCACTTATTTCTACTTAAACACAAGGCGATATCTGAATTATCTATAGAGAAAAACTCAactcaaaattaattaagtATGGATCGCAGGTCATCATAGATTGATTTATGGGCAGACAACATACCCATCAGTTGCTTGAATTCTCTCATTCGGAGTTGCATTTGAGGGGAGATCCGTCTTGTAGACAGCAAAAGTCAAAATGACTCCAAGGCGATTTGATTTGAGTAGCCTAAAAGGAGCAGTGAGAACTCCCTTTCCAGATGCTCTTGCACGTAGCACATTATCACGATCTTCCTGTCCATGCgcaaattgaacaaaattgaCTATTTTACGTAGTAGGTAGTCTCAAAGGAAAACTTGTTatgttcttttcttgtttctttttgttccttttgtttttccctttctgTTTGGTAAGGCAGCATTTTGATTCTTGGAATTTCTTGGCAAGTATGACACATAAAATGTTGACAAGGGTTTAACAAAAACACGATTGGGTTCACTTGAAAGCTAGTACTCCCCCGTCTCCAcgtttttgtccatttttactATTGTGGATAGGACATCAAAAAAATTCGTTCCTATCTTTATTTGTAACCTTTTTAGATGAATCCGAAACTTTGTCTacaagaactaattgagatctttttaTTGGTGTAAAAAAACTTGAAACTTTTTATGGAAAATACACTAATCGTTGACCCAGTTAAAGAATGAAGCtgaataaatcaacatattGTGGGCGTCTTGAATGTGGGAGTAAATTAGCATaagatgagaaaaaaattgCTTAATCCAAATGAATATGTAGGAGAATAGCCAAAGAATTCACCTTTCCAGATAGCATATCAATAGAAACCACATGAGAAATAGTATCCTGTGCAAATATGACAGGGGCATATTCCTCACTTAACGGGGAAGGCTCCAGGGATTCTGGGTTATACTCGTCCTTATGGACCGGGGTTTGCTCCAGTGTGTCCATCCTCTTAATTGTCCACCCTTGTCGCATCTCAAATTGTTCCCTTTCAGAGTGCAGGACCCTCACAGCATATGCCACACCACTTGTTAGAGGCCTTTCAAAAGCAGTTCTTTCAGTGTACCTCGCAAAAGTCCTCTATTGGTTCACGAAGTTAGAATATTTCACATAAATCATCAGAGGAAAAGAAGCAGAAATATCTTGCTCTAAAACCAAGCTAAATGCATTACTGTTaatattttcaacataattaggTATACGAAACACCAGATTACATTGAACATAAAAGCCAGATTATACAGAAGTAAAACACTGGAACTGAGATAGAAGGATGAACAGTGGGTCATCCAGCATTGGACAGAAATTAGGAATTCCGACCAAGAATTAACCAGGAAAATAAATCAAATCTGGTTTGAAGTAAGATAAAACTGACAACCAGTTCATCATCCAGAATtatcaaattcaaaaacaattaattcAAACTCAGAATTAACCAATTCAGCAGGAGAATTACTAAAATCAGAGTCTATGAGAGCAAAACAATAAACAACGGTGAATCATCCAGAATTGCTCAGAACTAAGGGATTGAAATTCATAATCAAACAATTGAAGAGAATAACTGAAACCTGGTTCCAATATAAGCTAGAAGTTGAACTCCCATGTGAGTTAAGCCAATTAGGCACTTAAGGTGAGAGAATCGCCAATTTCTATGCAAGTGAAAACCCCTGAACcttagaaaagataaaagacAGATCAATCTTTTTACCTGATCAATAGATGATGGGTTCTTGCTATGGTGGAAAGTTGAAATCAAAATGGACATGGCCTGCACATGATTCATACTGACATTGAACTGATCCTGTAACATCCTAGCCCTCTCATCACACATACTGGCAAGTgtctccttcctcttctccatAGCTTGGGAGCTCATATACCAAC encodes:
- the LOC131310040 gene encoding histidine kinase 3-like, which produces MSLLHVIGFGLIVGNLLLVLCCWLVSLISMNWFINGESMDSKIELVGNGPKMWLKLWDKISGDSCKIQLHYYQYIGSKRVRKTLWKKLLVTWVVFWSLVSLGVCWYMSSQAMEKRKETLASMCDERARMLQDQFNVSMNHVQAMSILISTFHHSKNPSSIDQRTFARYTERTAFERPLTSGVAYAVRVLHSEREQFEMRQGWTIKRMDTLEQTPVHKDEYNPESLEPSPLSEEYAPVIFAQDTISHVVSIDMLSGKEDRDNVLRARASGKGVLTAPFRLLKSNRLGVILTFAVYKTDLPSNATPNERIQATDGYIGGVFDIESLVEKLLHQLASKQTILVNVYDTTNSSQPISMYGTNVSHDGLQHVSALNFGDPFRKHEMRCRFNQKQPWPLLAILTSIGILIISLLVGYIFHATVNRIAKVEDDYHEMMELKKRAEAADVAKSQFLATVSHEIRTPMNGVLGMMHMLMDTDLDVTQQDYVRTAQASGKALVSLINEVLDQAKIESGKIELEAVQFDLRAILDDLLSLASAKSQEKGVELAAYISDKVPEMLIGDPGRFRQILTNLIGNSIKFTENGHIFVTVHLVEEVMESIEVETESSSKNTLSGFPVADTHQSWEGFRTLSQDRRSLSRLSSSADLVNVIVSVEDTGVGIPLKAQNRVFTPFMQVGPSNSRIHGGTGIGLSISKCLVGLMKGEIGFTSVPGVGSTFTFTAEFTSTSELRNQHINNQSNSVSSEFRGMTAVVVDPRNVRVKVSRYHIERLGIHVEVVPDLNQCFLTIGTGNTSIDMVLIEQEVWDKDLAFSSLFIDRLGKLELSVPPKLFLLSLSLSSTRSSFATSHVYNPTVITKPLRASMLAAALQRAMGVGNKGNGCNGELPGLSLRNLLLGRKILVVDDNYVNLRVAAGALKKYGADVVCAESGKKAVSLLKPPHEFDACFMDIQMPEMDGFQATKKIRDMEHSMNGHFQQGELSAEPCENVCDWHVPILAMTADVIQATHEQCLKGGMDGYVSKPFEPEQLYREVSRFLRTAADHNS